GTAGCGGCCACACCCATGATCTGCCGCTCACGAACAGCGAGGTCCAGTCGATCGCCCAGGGGACGCAGGTGTCGAAGAACTTCACCGACTTCCAGCATCCCCACTTGTACACCTTCAACTGATCGTACGGTCTCGCCGACAGGAGTTGTGTTCAGGCGCCGTTTCCATCGACCTCGCCAACGAGGAGGAGTCATGCCGCGTTCCGCCATGCTCGTTGCCGTGTTTCTGTTCTTGTCCCTCGGCGCCGCCCTCGCCTCGGCCCAGATCCCGGACAAGTTCACCAACCTGAAGGTGTTTCCTGCCGACACTCCCAAACGGGAGTTGGTGGATCGCATGCGCGAGTTCACCGGCGCCCTGGGAGTGCGCTGCAACCACTGCCACGTCGGCCAGGACCCGAATACCCTCGAGGGCTACGACTTCGCCTCCGACGACAAGGAGACCAAGCGCGTCGCCCGCGCCATGCTGCAGATGGCTCGTGAAATCAACAGCCATCTCCTGCCCACGACAGGCCGGCAGTCTCCCATGGAGGTGCGTTGCGTTACCTGCCACCGCGGCGTCACCAAGCCACAGACGCTGGACCAGCTCCTCACGGCGGAGATCGCCAAGGGAGGGGTCCCCGCCGCCACGGCGCGCTATCGCGAGCTGCGCCAGCAGTACTACGGCTCGGGTTCCTACGACTTCGGCCCCCGGGCGCTCAACAGCGTGGCCGAGAACCTGGCACGCGGGCAGAACAACGTGGACGGCGCCATCGAGGTGGCGAAGCTCAACGTGGAGTTCAACGGCGACAAGGGCGAGAGCCACCTGGGTCTCGCGGGGCTGTACGCCACGAAGGGCGACAAGGACGCAGCGATCGCCTGCATCGAACGGGCTCTGGCGATCAACCCGGAAGACGGGCGCGCCAAGCAAATGCTGGAACGGGTGCGCTCGGGCAAATGAGTCGAGGAATCCCGGCTGCGAACGGATGGACAGGCTGCCGCCCCCACCTTCACCGAGGCCCGGCATGAGCCCTGCATCCGGACCGCGACGCCGGGGACGTTGGATCTTGCTCGGCCTCCTCCTCGCCTTCGGCATCGCTCAAGCCATGCCCGTGGAGCGCACCAACCCGCCGGTCGAGTGGGACGTGGACGCTCCCGCCGAGGTCGCGGCGATCCTGCGCGGCGCCTGCTACGACTGCCATTCCCACGAGACGCGCTGGCCCTGGTACAGCCGGGTGGCGCCGGTGGCCTGGATCGTGGCGCGGCATGTCGAGCATGGCCGGGGAGACCTCAACTTTTCCCAATGGCCGCGTCTCGACTTGGAGGCGCAGGAACATGCCTTCCATGACATCGAGGAACAGATCTCGCACCGGAAGATGCCGCTCCGCAGCTACACCTGGATGCACCCCGAGGCGCGCCTCACCGAGGCGCAGCGCCAAGCGCTCCTCACCTGGTGCAACCCGTGAGCTAGTGCCCGCCGCTGTTCTTCGCCACCTGCGTCTCGTGCGCCGCCATGGCGCGCTTGATCCACGGCACCATGACCGCGATGACGACGGCCGCCGCGAGAGCGGTGACGCAGTTGATCCAGAAGATGCCCACCAGCGGAATCTTCTCCCAGAAGCCGGCGAGCACGCCTGCCAGCTTGTTGCCGATCGACGTCGCCAGGAACCAGCCGCCCATCATGAGCGCCGTCACCCGCGTCGGCGAGAGCTTGGACACCATCGACAAGCCCATGGGGCTCAGGAAGAGTTCGCCGACGGTGATGACGCCGTAGGTCCAGAAGAGCCACCAGGGGGAGACCTTGTGCTCGCCGTCTCGGCTCAAAGTCACGGCGGTCACCATGAGCAGCGTGGAGACGGCGGTGATCAGCATTCCCCAGGCGATCTTGGCCGGCGTCGAGGGCTCGCGCTTGCGGCGCCGGAGCAGGGAGAAAAAGCTCACCACCACCGGCGTCAGCACGACGACGAAGAACGGATTGATCGACTGGAAGAGCTCGGTCGAGATGAGCGTGGCCTTCTGTCCCGCCGCCGGCCGCTCGGCGGCCACCACGTTGTGCCAGTAGGAGCCCTTGCCATCGGGATCGACGATGCCAGTGCAGCTGGCATCGCTGGCGACGCAAATGGTGGCGTCCTGGTCCATGTAGAGCGTTTGCAGCACCGGCGCCAACGCCCCCGCCTCGCGACGCGTGTTCTCTTCCGCCCAGTAGGTGAGAGACGAACCGTTCTGATGGAAGATCATCCAGAAGACGACGACCACGGCGAACATCGCCAGCATGGCGCCGATGGGACCCTTCTCCTGCACCGGCGCCCGCGCCCACAAGAGCACGTAGTACACCACCACGGGCAGCGCCGCGGCGACGAAGGCCGCCGTCTGCGGGGAGCCGAACGCATGACCCAGGAAGCGGTAGCCGAGGAAGCCGAAGACGAGCGCCGGTAGCATCACCTGCAGAAAGAGGCTGCGCAGGACGCCGCCCTGCGCCGCCGAGCCGTCACCGCGATCCTTGGCGCCGGCGATGAGCTTCTGCCCGGAGATGAAGACGATCACGCCGATGAACATGCCGATGCCGGCGGCGGCGAAGGCATAGGGCCAGCCGAAGCGGTTGCGCAAGATGGCCGCCACGAAGTTGCAGACGAAGGCTCCGACGTTGATGCCCATGTAGAAGATGTTGTAGCCCGCGTCCTTGAGCGGGCTGCCTTCGGGATAGAGCCGTCCCACGATGGTGCTGATGCAGGGCTTGAAGAAACCGTTGCCCAGGATGATCAAGCCCAGCGCCGCCCAGAAGCCCCCTCTCCCAGGGAAGAGGGCGATGCCGAGGTAGCCGATCCCCATGAGGATGCCGCCCAGGATGACGCTTCGCCGGTAGCCCAGGTACTGGTCGGCGAGCAACCCACCCAGGAAGGGCGTCAGGTAGACGAGGGCGATGAAGGTGCCGTAGATCTCCGCGGCCTGGGTGTGATCGAGGCCGAGTCCCCCCTTGGCGCTGTCGATCATGTAGAGCGACAGGATGCCGAGGATCAGGTAGTAGCCGAAACGCTCCCACATCTCGGTGAAGAAGAGCACTCGGAGCCCGATCGGATGGTTCTTGAACAAGCGCGACCTCCGGGGATGGCGCGAACCGGCGGGGAGCATAGCAGAAGGCTCCGCGGCGCCCAATCGCAGCCTGCGATTCCAGAGGTCGCGGTTCCAGGCACTGCACCGTTGTCCGCGCGCGCCGACTGCCTCTACACTGAGCCTGGATCTTGTGGAGGGTGCATGAGTCTCGCATCCGGGCGCAGTGGTTCAAACGCTCGAAGCAGCACGCCGAGGTGCGATCTCGGGGTCACCGCGTTCCAGGATGCCCAGTGATCACGCCTGCGCCGGGCCGAGTGCGTGCGCGCCTCGTCGCCTGCACCGCCTTCGCCCTGGTCTCGTTCGCCTCCAATTCCGTGCTCTGCCGCATGGCGCTCGGAGCCTCCGAGGCCGATCCCGCCGCTTTCACCGGCGTTCGATTGCTTTCGGGAGCTCTCGCTCTCTGGTTGCTTGCTTCGACGCGACGGCAGAATCGGCGCACTGGGTCGCCATGGATCTCGGCGTTCCTGCTCTTCGCCTATGCGGCCGCCTTCTCTTTCGCCTATCTCGGCTTGAGCGTCGGGACGGGCGCCCTCGTCCTCTTCGGCTCCGTGCAGGCGACGATGCTCCTCGCCGCGCTCCGCTCCGGGGAGCGGCCGCATCCGTTGCAATGGGCAGGGCTCGTCCTCGCCCTCGCCGGGCTCGTGGTGCTGGTGTTCCCCGGCCTGCGGGCGCCGGCGCCGGGAGCTTCGGCGCTCATGGCCATCGCCGGGATTTCCTGGGGCATCTACTCGCTGCGCGGACGTGGCTCGAGCGCTCCTCTTGCCGACACGGCGAGGAATTTCCGCCTCACCTTGCCGTACGTCGCCCTGCTCGTGCTCCTCGGGCTCCGCTCGCTGCACGCTTCGCCCCGGGGTTTGGCTCTCGCCGTGCTGTCCGGGGCGATCGCCTCCGGTGTCGGCTACGTCGCCTGGTACGCGGCGCTCGCCGGACTCACGGCGACGCGAGCAGCCACGCTGCAGCTCACGGTACCGGTGCTCGCTGCCTGCGGCGGGGTCGTCTTGCTCGGCGAGTCGGTCGGCCTGCGTCTCCTGCTCGCCGGCGCCATGATCCTCGGCGGGGTCGGCCTCGCGGTCGGCTCGGGTCAGGCGCGAGAATCCGGAACACGCCGCGCCGCAAGGCGCGACTGAGTGTCGGATCCGCTTGGACGGTGAACGGGGCCACACGCTGGAAGTATTCGATCCGCTCCCTCTCCTGCAGGATGTGGGTGATGCCGTCTTCCTGCAGGTAGGTGTCGAACGCTCCCGCCCGCATGGCCTGGGCCGCTGCATGGTTCATCACCCCGTCCAAATTGGTGACGGGGAACGGATGCAGCAGGTAGCTCAGCTCCCCGGAGTCGAAGCTCCCGAAGCGAAGCGCCGCGCGCGGCGTCCGGTCTGCGACCAGCTGCGGCGCGTCGAGGTGGTTCAGCCGTTCCCGCAGCTCGGTGCCCGCAGCGAAGAGGTCGTGGCGCATGCCCTCGAAAGCTCCGTGCGTCAGGTAACGGAAAGTGCGCCAGCCGCACTGCGCGACGACGAGCATCAGGACGAGGGCAAGGAAACGCGGGTGGCGGTGCCCGTACGCCAGGAGTGGTGGAGCCGTGAGCGCGAGGAGCAGGAGCGCGGGTCCCGTCGAGTACCACACCTGAAATGCCCCGAGGCCGAACACGTAGGCGACGATGACGAGCACGACATAGCCGCCGGCGAACCAGCTCCAAAGGCCTGCTCCAACCGGCGCGACGCGGCGGACGAGCAGCCCGGCGAGCAGCCCCAAAGCCCCGAGGGCGATTTCGATCCCCGCGCCAGGGAGCGAGCCGATGTACCACAGGTCGTTGCGCCTCTCCACGAAGGTGAGGAGACAGAGCACGATCACTGCGACTTGGCTCGGCCGCCGCCAGCGGTCCCGGCGCCAGTGATTCCATGGCAATCGGAGCCCCACGAGCCAAAAGGTCAAGGGGATGAAGCCCCAGGTCCAGCCGAGCCGGTAGATCCAGAAGGCGAGGTTCCTGCTCGTCGCCTCCAGCCAAGCGAGCGATCCCGGCGGGCCCGAGATCTGTCGCATGCGGTAAGCGATGGCTACGCCGCTGTCCTGGGCAATGGAGCCGAAACGCAGGTAACAGACGACGAGCCAGGGCAAGACCAGGGCGAAAGCCACGAGTGCGGTGACGAAGGGCCCGGCAAGGCGCCGTCGCGGCGCACGAATCCGCTGCAGCACGAGGAGCTGGAATCCCAGGAGCAGGAACAGGAGCGAATCGGTGCGCGCCAGAACAGCGGCGGCGCCGAGGACACCATCGAGCATCCAAGCGGTCCCCTTGCGCTCCGCCTCCGGATCGGTGAACGGATCGTACCAGCGACAGGCCAGGACCAGGAGGAGAAGCGAGGAGAGGCCGGCATCGAGACCCGAGAGACCATGGGCAGTCCAGGCCGGATCGAGCGCGAGGAGAAGGAAGGTGAAGAGCGCGCCCGCGGACGCTGAAGAGGTGCGCGCCGCCGTACCCGGCGCCGGCGACCTCCAGAGGGCGCGCAGGACGAGCGCCACGGCGACGGCGTTCAGGACGAGGTGCAGCGCCAGCGTGCACGGCACGACGATCGACGGCTCCGTGCCCACGAGGCGCTGCAGCGCGATCTGCACCAGCATGTAGAGAGGATGGAAACCGTGGGTCGGGTTGCGCCCGTCCAGCGTGGGCCAAGCCCCGGTCTCCACGCTTCGCCGCGCCGCTTCGAGATAGTACGATGCATCGTCGGGAAGCAACGACAGCTGCACGCCCGGACCGACGAGCAGATAAGGCAGTCGCGCGGCGCAGAACGCGAGCAGGAGCAGCGCCTTCGCTTTCGGACCGGGAGGACCGGCCTCGAGGCCCAGGTTCCCGCCGTGCAGCACTGGCCAGACCTCCGGCCGGAACTCGCCTACGATAGTCGGGAGAGCCGCCTCGGGGCAACGAGCGAAGAGAGGAGTCCACCGTGTCTGGAGAGACGAGCCGCTGCGACTGGGCGGGGAGCGATCCGCTCTACATCACCTACCACGACACGGAGTGGGGCGTGCCGCTCCACGACGACCGCCTTCTCTTCGAGTTCCTCGTCCTCGAGGGGGCGCAAGCCGGGCTCAGCTGGCTCACGATCCTGCGCAAGCGCGACAACTACCGGCGTGCCTTCGCCGACTTCGTCCCGGAGAAGGTGGCGCGCTTCGACCAGCGCAAGATCGCGCGCTTGCTCGCCGACGCCGGCATCGTTCGCAACCGGCAGAAGATCGAGGCGGCGATCGCCAATGCTCGGGCCTATTTGAAGGTGCAGGAAGAGTTCGGCTCTTTCGACGCCTACAGCTGGCGCTTCGTGGAGGGCAAACCGATCCGAAACCGCTGGCGCCGCATGACGGAAATCCCTGCCAAGACCGAGGAGTCCGAAGTCATGAGCCGCGACCTCGTGCAACGCGGCTTCCGCTTCGTCGGCCCCACCATCTGCTACGCCCACATGCAGGCCACCGGCATGGTGAACGATCACCTGCTCGGCTGTTTCCGCCACGCCCAGGTGGCGGCCCTTACCGGCAGGCAACCGCGAAAGCGGCGCTCTTAGCCCGGACTATTCGCAAAGTTGAAGACCAAAAAGCCTCCAGGTGCTAAAAAGAGCTTGTCGAGAGCACCTTTCTGCACCGAGGAGGCTTTCTCTTGATTCACCTGGTCGCATCTCGGTAGAGCATCTTGAGGTCCGACCAATCGCGAGCCTCGACGTCCACCGGTGCACAAGGCTGCGGCACGGCGTTCGTGACCTGGATCATCCAACCGCCGGTGCTGCAGCAGTAAGGCGCGGTTCCATAGAGCAGCAACTCGGTGCCCGTGTCGACATACGCCCGGACCTCGGGTCCCCCGACCCCAGCCCATATGCCTGAGCAATCATCGCTGCAGTGCTCCAGCGCGAAGTTCGGCGTGGCGTCGTTGGTCGTCACCAGTCGGCCTTTCACCAACGGAGTCGGGTCGGGTCCGACGGTCGTGTACGCCTGGATATCGAAGCCATAGCCGTAAGGGTCGAACTCGCGCTGAAAGGCTTGAGAATCGCAGGGGGGACCGATGCTCTGAGTGCTGACGACGAAGTATCGGTAGCTCGTGTTCGGTGTCACTGTGTCGACGATCTGCAGGGACCGGGTGCCGAGCTGCCGGGGAATGCGCTGGACGAGCCCTAAGGAGCCGCACGGGTATACCGCCCGGCGGTAAACGTCAATGAACATGCAGTCCGGTACGCCCCCGGTATCGGTGATCGTGAGGTCGACCTGGACCGTGGCGGTGGCAAGGCCGGGTGCCGAATACGGGGTGAGCGTCAGGATGATGCTGCCGCGGGCGAACGCTGAGGTGGCGCAGGCCAGGACGCCCATCGCGACCCATAGAGTGACCTTCATGGTGAGCCTCCGGTGGCAGGCAGGCGAGCTTTGGACTCGCTCAGCCCCTTCCAATCCCTGCGGGATGGCAGGCTGGATAGAGACCGTATTCTAACATCAGAGCGTCCAAAAGCATCGCCGTCACCACAAGGCGATCCTGAACGCGATGAAGGCGCTCGTTAGGAGAGAGGAAAGTCGGCGGCGCCGGCACGGGGCAGAATCTGCACCGAGCGGATGCGCGTCGTGGTCACGCCGTTGGCGAACTCGAGGAAGAGACCCGGCGCGGCGAGGATGTCCGGGTAGATGACGCTGCCGCCCCAGGTGCAGCCGTTGATGCCGAGGACTGCTGGCACCGGACCCTGGCGCTCGAACCAACCACCCCAGACGAACCACGACTCGCTGCTGGCGCGGCTGATGGCGTAGGTGGAGTTCTTCGTGGTCACGAGCAACGAGTCGCCCCAGCCGAGCTCCGTCCGGCGCACCATGCCGAGCGTTCCTGGCCGCGCGGCGGTGCTTGCCCCTAGGGCCTCCAGAACCTGCAGCGCCGGCAGCCCGTGTTCCAGGATGGCGTTCAAGGTGCGGACGTGGATGGCGATGCGGAACTGACCTGACGAGTCCGGAGTGGCCACGAATCCTCCCGACAGGGGCGCTCGCATCCCGAATGTACTGGACCCCATCCCGGGGTCGCAACCAGGGTTTTCCCCTGGCCCCACATGGGGTGCGGTACCCCCCTGGATGCCTGTGGTAGACTGAGCCGCGTTCGTGCCCTGCTCCCGTCGCGCCCGGCGGGACGCAACCCTGCTCATCACGTCGAAGAACCCCATGTGCGGAATCTGCGGCATTTTCCACTATCGCCGGGGCGAAGACGTGTCGCGCCCGCTCGTCGAGGCCATGGCGGAGAGCCTCCGCCACCGGGGACCCGACGACGACGGCTTCCTGGTGCAAGGCGGCATCGGCCTGGGATTCCGTCGGCTGTCGATCATCGACCTCACCACCGGCCACCAGCCCATCCCGAACGAGGATGAGAGCCGCTGGGTCATCCTCAACGGTGAGATTTACAACTATCGCGATCTGCGCCGCCAGCTGGAAGGCGCTGGTCACCGTTTCCGCACCGTTTCCGACACCGAAACCATCGTCCACGGCCACGAGGAATGGGGCTCGGACGTCACCAACCACCTGAACGGCATCTTCGGCTTCGCCGTGTGGGACGGTACCTCGCGCTCCTTGCTCCTCGCCCGCGATCACCTGGGGGTGAAGCCGCTCTACTACCACGACGACGGCACGCGCCTCCTCTTCGGCTCCGAGATCAAGGCCATCCTGCAGGACGAACGCGTGCCGCGCGAGCTCGATCAGGAAGCCCTCGGCATCTTCCTCGCCCTCGGCTTCGTCCCCTCGCCGCGGACGCTCTTCAAGGGCATCCACAAGATCCCGCCGGGGCATCGCTTGCGCGTCGACGGCGGCGGGGCCCGTCTCGAGCGCTACTGGCGCACGACACCGCAGATCCGTGCGATCGCCGAGGCCGAGGCCATCGAGGAGTACGCCCACCGCTTCCGTCTCGCGGTCGAGCGCCAGATGGTGAGCGACGTTCCCGTGGCTTCTCTGCTCTCCGGCGGCGTCGACTCCGCCCTGGTGACCGCGGTCATGCGCCAGGTGTCGCCGTCTCCCATTTCCAGCTTCTCCGTCGGCTTCGAAGAGGAAGGCGACTGGAACGAGCTCGAGGAGGCGGCGGCGTCGGCTCGCTTTCTCGGCACGCAGCACCGGGATGTGCGCATCAGCTCGAAGCACTACGTGGACTTCTTCCCCGAGTCGCTGTGGCATCTCGAAGAGCCGGTGCTGTCGCAGAGCACCTTCGCTTTCTTCTTCCTCACCAAGCTGGCGCGCGAGAGCGTCAAGGTCGTGCTCACCGGCCAGGGGGCCGATGAACCGCTGGCGGGCTACGACCGCTATCGGGGCGAAAAGCTGGCGGGCAGCCTCGGCTGGCTGGCGGGGAGCCCGGTATCGCAACGCCTGGTAGCGGCGCTGCCGCGGGCCGAGAAGCTGCGCCGCGCCGCCCGCTCTCTCGGAGAACGCGATCCGGTGCAGCGCTTCGCCCGCATCCACGCGCTCTTCCCCCGCGACGAGGCCTTGCGGCTCCTCCGACCAGAGCTGGCCGCGGTCGTGCAACGCTTCGATCCCGTCGAGCCGCTGCGACGCTGGCAGCGCGACGTGGAGCACCTGGACGGGTTGTCGCAGCTCCTCTACATCGATACGCGGCTCTCGCTCCCGGACGACCTCCTCTTCTATGGCGACAAGCTCGCCATGGCCAACTCCCTCGAGGCGCGTGTTCCCATCCTGGACGTGGAGCTGGTGGAGTTCATGGAAACGCTGCCACCCAACCTCAAGCTCCGCGGTCTGACCGCGAAGTACGTACACAAGCAGGCCGCCCGGCGCTGGTTGCCGGAGAGCATCATCCACCGTCCGAAGAAGGGCTTCGCCACCCCCGTGGACACCTGGTTCCAGAGCGAGCTCGACGGCTTCGTGGTCGACACCCTCCTCGGCCGCGACTCGGCCTGCCGCGAGCACTTCGACCCGGCGGCGGTGGAAAAACTCCTGCAGGAACATCGCGAGCGCCGGCGGGATCACAGGCGGCGCATCTTCGCCCTCCTCAGCTTCGAGCTCTGGTACCGCCGCTTCCTGCGCTCCCCCGTGGCGGTGACATGAAAGTCGCCGTCTTCGGGCTCGGGTACGTAGGTTGCGTCTGCGCCGGCTGCTTCGCCCGCGCCGGTCACCGAGTCATCGGTGTGGACGTGAATCCCGTCAAGGTCGACATCCTGAACGCCGGGCAGAGCCCCATCGTCGAATCGGGCGTCGACGCTCTCCTCGCCGCCGGCAAGGCCGCCGGGCGCCTGCGCGCCACGACTTCGGCGCTGGAGGCGGTGCAGAACACGGAGGTCTCGCTCGTCTGCGTCGGCACACCGAGCCGGCGGAACGGCAGTCTGGACCTCGGGCACGTGCACAAGGTGGCCGAAGAGATCGGCGAGGCGCTGCGTTCGGTGTCCGCCTACCACGTGGTCGTGATCAGGAGCACCGTGATGCCCGGCACCGCCGCCACCGTGGCCGGGATCCTGGCCCGCGCCTCCGGGAAGCAGCCGGGGCAGGACTTCGGCGTGGTCGTCAACCCCGAGTTCATGCGCGAGGGCACGGCGATCGTCGACTTCCTGCAGCCGCCGCTCACCTTGATCGGGAGCGAGCACCCGGACGCGCTCGAGATCGTGGCGGGGCTCTATCATGACCTGGAGGCGCCGCTCGTGCGCACTGCCACGCCCGTCGCCGAGATGGTGAAGTACGTGAGCAACGCCTTCCATGCCACCAAGATCGCCTTCGCCAACGAGATCGGGAACATCTGCAAGGCCACTGGTATCGACAGCCACGCGGTGATGGAGATCTTCTGCCGGGACGAAAAGCTGAACATCTCCACCAAGTATCTGCTGCCGGGCTTCGCCTTCGGCGGTTCCTGCCTGCCCAAGGACGTGCGCGCCCTCGCCTTCCGGGCGCGGGAACTCGACGTGTCCGCGCCACTCCTGGAGAGCCTGCTCGCCTCGAACAGCCTGCAGGTGAAGCGCGCCGTCGATACGCTGCTGCGCTGGAAGTCGCGCCGCCTCGGCTTCCTCGGCCTCTCCTTCAAGGGGGGCACGGACGATCTGCGCGAGAGTCCCATCGTGGAAGTGGTGGAGACGATGATCGGCAAGGGCTACGACGTGCGCATCTACGACCCGAACGTGTCGCTCGCCCGGCTCTTCGGTGCCAACAAGGAGTACATCGAGAAGGAGATCCCGCACATCGACCGTCTCATGTGCAAGACACTGGACGAAGTCCTGCAACATGCCGAGGTGCTCGTGGTGGGGAACCGCAACGACGAGTTCCACCGCGCCTTGGAGACGCTGCGGCCAGGGCAGCGCCTGCTGGATCTGGTGCGACTCCAGGAGAACCTGCCGGACATCGATGGCTACGAGGGAATCTGCTGGTGAAGCTCCTTCTCCTCTACGTGCACGACTATTGGCTGAAACCGTTCGAGCGCTCGCTGCCGGAGGCACCAGAGGCCCCTGCGGGCGTCGAAACCGGACCTGCCGTCGTGGCCTTGATCCACGTCGAGGCGGAAGATCCGGAGCGCCAGGACAAGCTCGTCACCAAGGCCATCAAGAACATCAAGTGGCTGGCGGGCAAGTTCGAGACCCGCACCGTGGTGCTCCACTCCTTCGCCCATCTGGCGGCGACTCGGGCCGAGCCCGAACGGGCCGATGCCCTCCTCGGGGCCATGCGGGAGCGCCTGGCCGGCGCCGACTACGCCGTCCACACCACGCCCTTCGGCTGGTTCAACGAGTTCCGCCTGCACGTTGCCGGCCCATCTCTGGCCAAGGTCTTCGTCGAGCTCTGATTCCGAGCCATCGAAGCGAGCGATCTCGATCACTGCCGGGATGGGAACGGAACCTCGAACACGGACACGACGCGCGCGCCAGCGGATTCTCAGCGCCTACGAGCCAGTCCCACCCGCGCTTTGATCCATCCAACCAAGCTGTCCTGAAAACCAGGGACGTAGGTGGTCAACTCGAGGACCTCGCGGTCGTATCCCGTGCGCGACTCGAGGAGGCCATGGTTTCCATGCTCGAACACCTTGACGGTGGCGTCGCGGTTCCCGGCGTCGGCCAGAGCGCGGCGCAGGAGCACCGCGCTTTCTGCGCTGGGCACCGAACGATCCAGCGCGCCGAGCATGATGTAGACGGGCGTACGCACCTTGCGCCAATAAGGAATCGGGTCGTACTGCCACTCTGCTCTCAGCTTGTTCAGGAACGCGGCGCCCATACTGTCCGTGGGTGAAACCCGCGGCACCCAGAGCACGCGGGCCCAGGGAAACCAGGGCTCCTGGGACACTGCATCGACCTCGGCGCGGAGCGAGTCCCATGCGGGCGTGGTGATTTGGGGATGGCTGAGCACGAAATCGGTCACCCGTTGCCGAATGGCCACAGCCCTGGCGACGTCGGCCTCCGAGAATCCTTGCGAGCGCAAGTCGTTGCCGACCTCGTAGGCAATGTTGTCACCCACTTTGCGCGCCGATCCCGAGCGTACCGTGATGAACGCCACGCGACCCTCGGACCGAGCCGCCGCGAGAGGGGCGATATACCCGCCATTGCTCGTGCCATAGAAGCCGATCCGCTCGGGATCGATGTCGCTTCTCGTTTGGAGGTACCTGAGGCCTGCCAGCACGTCGTCCGCCAAGTCCTCGTACGTTGCCGTCCAAGCGTTCCCCGTCGAGGCGCCGCCACCGCGTTTGTCGAAGGCGAGCACCGCCAAGCCGTGGCCGGAGAAGTAGCTGGACCAATAGCCGAAATCTCGGGTGGGGATGGTACCCCCAGCGCCGTGGATCAGAATGACGGCGGGATGTCGCCCGGCCCCCTTGGGTACCGTCACGGTGCCGGCGAGTCGCACCGGCCCGTTCTGGAAGGTCACGTCCTCACTCACGTGATCATCGAGGCGCACGGCCTCGCGACGCGGTTCGCCGCGCTCCCACCAGGTGAGCGCGCGCACCTTGCCGCGAGCCTTCTCCCCCACCGGGGCGGCTGGCGTAGGAGCATCCAGGGAGACATCGGCGCGAATCGTGATGGGGTAATCGATTCGAAACGTCGGTCCGGTGAAGAACTCTGTCTCCGACAACCCATAGAGAATGCCGCCGCGACGCGTCTTCGAGTCGAAAAAGGCAAGCCAGCCGCCAGCCTCGTCCATCGGCCCCATGGAGAGGACGCGATCTTCGGCGATCCGGTAGTTGCCGGCGAGGCGACGCACCACCGTGGAGTCGTACGCCATGCGATGAATGAGGTGGAGTCTTCCCTGCTTCCCGCCGGCACGGAATTCGCCGTGCAGGGAATCCCGTTCCGCCTGGCCGTCGAAGCGTGCTGTGTCGCTGCCGAAGGCGAAGCCGAAAGAGAGCGACGTCGGCGCCAGTCGAACCTCGGAAAGCTCCACGCCCCACGCGTTGTCTGCGGGAAGATCGGCACTGCCGTTCAACGCGGGCGCCGCGTAGGTGAATTGCACGCGGAGGAACGTCGTCGTATCGCCGAGCGCGAACTGACCGACCCAGTCCCCGCTACACAATG
This portion of the Candidatus Krumholzibacteriia bacterium genome encodes:
- a CDS encoding DNA-3-methyladenine glycosylase I codes for the protein MSGETSRCDWAGSDPLYITYHDTEWGVPLHDDRLLFEFLVLEGAQAGLSWLTILRKRDNYRRAFADFVPEKVARFDQRKIARLLADAGIVRNRQKIEAAIANARAYLKVQEEFGSFDAYSWRFVEGKPIRNRWRRMTEIPAKTEESEVMSRDLVQRGFRFVGPTICYAHMQATGMVNDHLLGCFRHAQVAALTGRQPRKRRS
- a CDS encoding heme-binding domain-containing protein, which gives rise to MSPASGPRRRGRWILLGLLLAFGIAQAMPVERTNPPVEWDVDAPAEVAAILRGACYDCHSHETRWPWYSRVAPVAWIVARHVEHGRGDLNFSQWPRLDLEAQEHAFHDIEEQISHRKMPLRSYTWMHPEARLTEAQRQALLTWCNP
- a CDS encoding c-type cytochrome, which translates into the protein MPRSAMLVAVFLFLSLGAALASAQIPDKFTNLKVFPADTPKRELVDRMREFTGALGVRCNHCHVGQDPNTLEGYDFASDDKETKRVARAMLQMAREINSHLLPTTGRQSPMEVRCVTCHRGVTKPQTLDQLLTAEIAKGGVPAATARYRELRQQYYGSGSYDFGPRALNSVAENLARGQNNVDGAIEVAKLNVEFNGDKGESHLGLAGLYATKGDKDAAIACIERALAINPEDGRAKQMLERVRSGK
- the asnB gene encoding asparagine synthase (glutamine-hydrolyzing); the encoded protein is MCGICGIFHYRRGEDVSRPLVEAMAESLRHRGPDDDGFLVQGGIGLGFRRLSIIDLTTGHQPIPNEDESRWVILNGEIYNYRDLRRQLEGAGHRFRTVSDTETIVHGHEEWGSDVTNHLNGIFGFAVWDGTSRSLLLARDHLGVKPLYYHDDGTRLLFGSEIKAILQDERVPRELDQEALGIFLALGFVPSPRTLFKGIHKIPPGHRLRVDGGGARLERYWRTTPQIRAIAEAEAIEEYAHRFRLAVERQMVSDVPVASLLSGGVDSALVTAVMRQVSPSPISSFSVGFEEEGDWNELEEAAASARFLGTQHRDVRISSKHYVDFFPESLWHLEEPVLSQSTFAFFFLTKLARESVKVVLTGQGADEPLAGYDRYRGEKLAGSLGWLAGSPVSQRLVAALPRAEKLRRAARSLGERDPVQRFARIHALFPRDEALRLLRPELAAVVQRFDPVEPLRRWQRDVEHLDGLSQLLYIDTRLSLPDDLLFYGDKLAMANSLEARVPILDVELVEFMETLPPNLKLRGLTAKYVHKQAARRWLPESIIHRPKKGFATPVDTWFQSELDGFVVDTLLGRDSACREHFDPAAVEKLLQEHRERRRDHRRRIFALLSFELWYRRFLRSPVAVT
- a CDS encoding DMT family transporter translates to MITPAPGRVRARLVACTAFALVSFASNSVLCRMALGASEADPAAFTGVRLLSGALALWLLASTRRQNRRTGSPWISAFLLFAYAAAFSFAYLGLSVGTGALVLFGSVQATMLLAALRSGERPHPLQWAGLVLALAGLVVLVFPGLRAPAPGASALMAIAGISWGIYSLRGRGSSAPLADTARNFRLTLPYVALLVLLGLRSLHASPRGLALAVLSGAIASGVGYVAWYAALAGLTATRAATLQLTVPVLAACGGVVLLGESVGLRLLLAGAMILGGVGLAVGSGQARESGTRRAARRD
- a CDS encoding peptide MFS transporter; the protein is MFKNHPIGLRVLFFTEMWERFGYYLILGILSLYMIDSAKGGLGLDHTQAAEIYGTFIALVYLTPFLGGLLADQYLGYRRSVILGGILMGIGYLGIALFPGRGGFWAALGLIILGNGFFKPCISTIVGRLYPEGSPLKDAGYNIFYMGINVGAFVCNFVAAILRNRFGWPYAFAAAGIGMFIGVIVFISGQKLIAGAKDRGDGSAAQGGVLRSLFLQVMLPALVFGFLGYRFLGHAFGSPQTAAFVAAALPVVVYYVLLWARAPVQEKGPIGAMLAMFAVVVVFWMIFHQNGSSLTYWAEENTRREAGALAPVLQTLYMDQDATICVASDASCTGIVDPDGKGSYWHNVVAAERPAAGQKATLISTELFQSINPFFVVVLTPVVVSFFSLLRRRKREPSTPAKIAWGMLITAVSTLLMVTAVTLSRDGEHKVSPWWLFWTYGVITVGELFLSPMGLSMVSKLSPTRVTALMMGGWFLATSIGNKLAGVLAGFWEKIPLVGIFWINCVTALAAAVVIAVMVPWIKRAMAAHETQVAKNSGGH